ACGAAGGGCAGGAGGTCGACTGGCTCTGCACGAAGGCCATGGCCCGGATCAGGGCGCTTGGCCCGCCGCCATAGCCGATGCGCCAGCCAGTCATCGCGTAGGCCTTCGACACGCCGTTGACGGTCAGCGTCCGGTTGCGCAGAGCCGGCTCGATTGCTGCCGGCGTAACGAAGCGAAAGCCGTCGTAGACGATATGCTCATAGATATCGTCGACCATCAGCCAGACGTGCGAATGCTCGAGGAGCACGTCGAGGATCGACCGGTAGTCGGCCTCCGAGTAGGCTGCGCCGGACGGGTTGGACGGCGAGTTCAGCATGACCCATCGCGTGCGAGGCGTGATGGCGCGCTCAAGATCGTCGGTCGACAGCCGAAAGCCATTGGCCTCGGAACATGGCACCAGCACCGGCGTGCCGCCAGCGATGGCGACGATGTCGGCGTACGTCACCCAGAACGGCGTCGGGATGATGACCTCGTCGCCAGGATTGATGGTGGCCATCATGGCGTTGAAGAGCACCTGCTTGGCGCCGGCTGACACGGTGATCTCGTCCTGCGCGAACTCGAGCCCGTTGTCGCGCTTGAACTTTGTGCGAATGGCGGCCTTGAGTTCCGGCGCGCCGTCCAATGTGGTATA
This region of Bradyrhizobium sp. CCGUVB1N3 genomic DNA includes:
- a CDS encoding pyridoxal phosphate-dependent aminotransferase, which translates into the protein MNAPLDGSASFRPSHRLASIGVSEILKISGLAAEMKRQGRDVIILGAGEPDFDTPDPIKDAAERAMRAGATKYTTLDGAPELKAAIRTKFKRDNGLEFAQDEITVSAGAKQVLFNAMMATINPGDEVIIPTPFWVTYADIVAIAGGTPVLVPCSEANGFRLSTDDLERAITPRTRWVMLNSPSNPSGAAYSEADYRSILDVLLEHSHVWLMVDDIYEHIVYDGFRFVTPAAIEPALRNRTLTVNGVSKAYAMTGWRIGYGGGPSALIRAMAFVQSQSTSCPSSVSQAAAIEALNGPQDFVRDRCRSFQERRDLVVGALNRIDGITCRVPEGAFYTFASCAGVIGKITPEGRTLESDNDFAAHLLHAAGVAVVPGSAFGLSPYFRISYATSAVELEDACKRIAHATAQLS